A region of Alteromonadaceae bacterium 2753L.S.0a.02 DNA encodes the following proteins:
- a CDS encoding lipoprotein NlpD: protein MFKILIAFIPIVLLQTACSSGNYRAPVSDRGTPPGERIRYHIVSKGETLYSIAWRYNLDYRELARANGVSTSYAIYPGQKLSLDTSRMPPVAPTPAPAKPKAQTATATNKDTGRSKNRSVVQTSTPIKKDLNQTQTWRWPATGKLIATFSSNGGLNKGIDIQGKLGEPVRAAAAGTVVYSGSGLRGYGKLIIVKHSAKYLSAYAHNQRLLVKEGDKVNSGDKIAEMGSTGTDSVKLHFEIRFDGNPVDPMRYLPRKQG from the coding sequence ATGTTCAAAATATTGATCGCTTTTATCCCGATCGTGCTGCTGCAAACCGCTTGCTCTAGTGGTAACTATCGCGCCCCAGTGAGCGATAGGGGAACGCCGCCAGGGGAGCGTATCCGCTATCATATTGTCTCCAAAGGAGAAACTCTGTATTCCATCGCTTGGCGTTATAACCTTGATTATCGTGAGCTGGCACGCGCAAACGGTGTGAGCACAAGCTATGCTATCTACCCTGGCCAAAAACTGTCGCTCGATACTTCCAGAATGCCCCCTGTGGCACCAACCCCCGCTCCCGCTAAACCTAAGGCGCAAACTGCAACGGCGACAAATAAGGACACCGGCCGTTCAAAAAATCGATCAGTTGTTCAAACTTCCACACCCATCAAAAAAGACTTAAATCAAACTCAAACCTGGCGCTGGCCCGCTACAGGAAAATTAATTGCTACTTTCAGCTCAAATGGAGGCCTAAACAAAGGTATTGATATTCAGGGGAAATTAGGAGAGCCTGTGCGTGCGGCTGCTGCTGGAACAGTGGTTTATTCCGGGAGCGGTTTGCGAGGCTACGGCAAGCTGATCATCGTTAAACACAGCGCAAAGTACCTTAGCGCATATGCCCATAACCAGCGATTACTGGTGAAAGAGGGCGATAAAGTGAATAGCGGCGACAAGATTGCAGAAATGGGCTCTACCGGTACAGATTCTGTCAAACTGCACTTTGAAATTCGTTTTGACGGAAATCCAGTTGACCCAATGCGTTATTTGCCTCGCAAACAGGGCTAA
- a CDS encoding exodeoxyribonuclease-3, whose amino-acid sequence MRLVSWNVNGLRAVVKKDFFESLVSMNPDVLCLQETKAQDDQVIAALAELEGYHVFSNSAVKKGYSGTAILTRHEPLAIRCDIGVDEHDQEGRVICAEYEKYFLITVYVPNSGSELKRLDYRQTWDTDFLAYLKNLEQTKPVIVCGDFNVAHTEIDLARPKPNYNKSAGFMQEEIDGMDNYIAGGFVDSYRHFYPAEQKYSWWSYRAGARAKNVGWRIDYFLCSPTLLDNIVDAGIDNDIFGSDHCPVWLDIV is encoded by the coding sequence ATGCGGCTAGTTTCCTGGAATGTCAACGGCTTGCGCGCCGTCGTCAAAAAAGATTTTTTCGAATCACTGGTGAGCATGAACCCCGATGTACTGTGCCTTCAGGAAACCAAAGCACAGGACGACCAAGTTATCGCTGCGCTTGCGGAACTCGAGGGCTACCATGTTTTCAGCAATTCGGCGGTAAAAAAAGGCTACTCCGGTACAGCGATCCTGACACGGCACGAGCCTCTCGCTATCCGTTGCGATATTGGCGTTGACGAGCACGATCAGGAAGGGCGTGTGATCTGCGCTGAATACGAAAAGTATTTTCTGATAACGGTGTATGTGCCCAACAGTGGCAGCGAATTGAAACGCCTAGACTACCGCCAAACCTGGGACACAGACTTCCTGGCTTATCTTAAAAATCTGGAACAAACCAAACCTGTGATAGTGTGTGGCGATTTTAACGTTGCGCATACCGAAATCGATTTGGCACGCCCCAAACCAAACTACAATAAATCCGCCGGTTTCATGCAAGAAGAAATTGATGGCATGGACAATTATATCGCCGGCGGTTTTGTGGATTCCTACCGGCACTTTTATCCGGCGGAACAAAAATATTCCTGGTGGAGTTATCGCGCTGGCGCGCGCGCCAAGAATGTTGGGTGGAGAATTGATTATTTTTTGTGTTCCCCAACTTTGCTCGACAACATTGTTGATGCCGGAATTGACAACGATATATTTGGTTCCGATCATTGCCCGGTGTGGTTGGATATTGTTTAG
- a CDS encoding DNA mismatch repair protein MutS: protein MNQDVKPSQVQLETHTPMMQQYLSIKAEHPNELVFYRMGDFYELFYDDARKAAKLLDVTLTARGKSNGEPIPMAGVPYHAAENYLAKLVRLGVSVAICEQVGDPATSKGPVERKVMRIVTPGTVSDEALLDEHRDNLLVAVCCREEHWGISSLDMGSGRFTVFEVIGEEALVAEIERLKPAELLAPDLLTLPAAVSSRAGYRSRPEWEFDRENALRALCAHFETKDLNGYGCEELNVAIAAAGCLYSYARETQRTELSHISSLVVENPNKTVGLDAATRRNLELDINLAGGEENTLFSVLNTSSTAMGGRLLRRWLNMPLRDQEILVARQSAIADLQQHFLFESLSEILKHVGDLERILGRVALRSARPRDLSRLLSSLALYPEIHNLLRGCDAPKIQQLLRDISEFPELVEVLDCALVENPPVVIREGGVIAEGYDAELDELRGISSNAGDFLVKLETQERERTGLSTLKVGYNRVHGYYIEISKSQADQAPAEYIRRQTLKNAERFITPELKTFEDKALSAKSRALSREKGLYDALIEHLNEHLRELQISAAAVSELDVLNTLAERASQLNFVSPHFSDDGIHIEQGRHPVVEQVLETPFIPNDLTLDSQQRMLIITGPNMGGKSTYMRQTALIVLLAQIGSYVPAHACRLSLVDRIFTRIGSSDDLAGGRSTFMVEMTETANILNNATAHSLVLMDEIGRGTSTYDGLSLAWACVEHLAEKLKAYTLFATHYFEITALPEQLKGVSNVHLDATEHHDNIVFLHNIQTGPANKSYGLQVAKLAGIPTPVLQQAKAVLAKLESGNPKQQVAPRQQPSPQVDMFATPEPSPVERELEAINPDDYSPRQALELLYRLKDLL, encoded by the coding sequence ATGAATCAAGACGTTAAACCCTCACAAGTACAGCTCGAAACCCACACACCCATGATGCAACAATACCTGAGCATCAAAGCTGAACACCCCAATGAATTGGTGTTCTACCGCATGGGCGATTTTTATGAGTTGTTTTATGACGATGCCCGCAAGGCAGCAAAACTATTAGATGTAACCCTAACCGCCCGCGGTAAATCAAACGGCGAACCCATACCCATGGCAGGTGTGCCCTACCATGCTGCTGAGAATTATCTTGCGAAACTGGTGAGGCTCGGTGTTTCAGTAGCAATTTGCGAGCAGGTGGGTGACCCTGCAACATCAAAAGGCCCGGTAGAACGCAAAGTTATGCGCATCGTTACTCCGGGTACAGTGAGTGACGAAGCCCTGCTGGACGAGCATCGCGATAATTTGTTAGTTGCGGTCTGCTGTCGTGAAGAGCATTGGGGAATATCAAGCCTTGATATGGGAAGCGGACGCTTCACCGTGTTTGAGGTCATCGGTGAAGAGGCGTTGGTTGCAGAAATTGAAAGGCTTAAGCCTGCTGAGTTACTTGCACCTGATCTGCTAACGCTGCCAGCGGCAGTCAGCAGCCGTGCCGGTTACCGCAGTCGCCCCGAATGGGAGTTTGACAGAGAAAACGCGCTACGAGCCCTGTGTGCGCATTTCGAAACAAAAGATTTAAATGGCTATGGTTGCGAGGAACTCAACGTTGCCATCGCTGCCGCAGGTTGTCTGTACAGCTACGCACGGGAAACACAACGCACCGAACTTAGCCACATTTCCAGCCTTGTCGTTGAGAACCCTAATAAAACCGTGGGCTTGGATGCTGCCACGCGTCGGAATCTGGAACTGGATATCAATCTTGCCGGTGGCGAGGAAAATACGCTGTTCAGCGTGTTAAATACATCCTCAACGGCGATGGGTGGCCGTTTATTGCGCCGTTGGTTGAACATGCCGTTACGCGACCAGGAAATTCTCGTCGCGAGGCAATCCGCTATTGCCGACCTGCAGCAGCACTTCCTGTTCGAATCTCTCAGCGAAATTCTGAAACACGTCGGTGATCTGGAGCGTATTTTAGGGCGTGTCGCACTGCGCTCAGCGAGACCCAGAGACTTATCCCGTTTGCTCAGTTCGCTTGCTCTTTATCCGGAAATTCACAATCTCTTACGGGGCTGCGATGCTCCTAAAATACAGCAGTTACTCAGAGATATCAGTGAATTCCCGGAGCTTGTCGAAGTACTCGATTGCGCACTCGTCGAAAATCCACCAGTTGTGATCCGCGAGGGCGGTGTCATCGCCGAAGGTTACGATGCAGAACTGGATGAATTGCGGGGCATCAGTAGCAATGCTGGCGATTTTCTCGTAAAGCTCGAAACTCAGGAACGTGAACGCACCGGATTGAGCACTCTAAAAGTCGGCTATAACCGCGTACACGGTTACTACATCGAGATCAGCAAATCGCAGGCTGACCAGGCTCCAGCGGAATACATTCGCCGACAAACGCTAAAAAACGCCGAACGTTTTATCACACCGGAATTAAAGACCTTCGAAGACAAAGCGCTATCGGCCAAAAGTCGCGCGCTCAGTCGCGAAAAAGGCTTGTACGACGCTCTTATTGAACACCTCAACGAACACTTAAGGGAACTGCAAATATCCGCTGCTGCCGTTTCTGAACTGGATGTTCTCAACACCCTGGCTGAGCGAGCAAGTCAGTTAAATTTCGTATCACCGCATTTCTCAGACGACGGAATTCACATTGAGCAGGGTCGCCACCCTGTTGTCGAGCAGGTACTCGAAACTCCGTTCATCCCCAATGATTTAACGCTGGATTCCCAACAGCGTATGCTGATTATTACCGGCCCTAATATGGGCGGTAAATCCACCTATATGCGTCAAACTGCATTGATTGTTTTGCTGGCGCAAATTGGAAGTTATGTACCGGCGCACGCTTGTAGGCTGAGCCTGGTGGATCGTATATTCACCCGCATCGGTTCGTCTGACGATCTCGCGGGCGGGCGCTCCACCTTTATGGTGGAAATGACTGAAACGGCCAATATTCTCAACAATGCCACCGCGCACAGCCTGGTATTAATGGATGAAATCGGACGGGGCACATCCACCTATGATGGTCTCTCACTCGCTTGGGCCTGTGTGGAACATCTCGCCGAAAAGCTCAAAGCATACACACTGTTTGCAACCCATTACTTCGAAATCACTGCACTGCCCGAGCAACTAAAAGGCGTGAGCAATGTGCACCTGGATGCCACGGAGCATCACGACAACATTGTGTTCTTGCACAACATCCAGACCGGGCCGGCAAATAAAAGCTACGGCCTGCAAGTTGCCAAGCTAGCAGGCATTCCAACGCCCGTACTGCAGCAAGCCAAGGCCGTACTGGCAAAGCTGGAGTCGGGTAACCCCAAGCAGCAAGTAGCACCCCGCCAACAGCCCAGCCCTCAGGTGGATATGTTCGCAACACCGGAGCCCAGCCCGGTTGAACGTGAACTGGAAGCTATAAATCCTGATGACTATAGCCCCCGGCAAGCCCTGGAATTACTGTATAGATTGAAAGATTTGCTGTGA
- a CDS encoding ferredoxin: protein MTFVVGENCIKCKHTDCVEVCPVDCFYEGPNFLVIHPDECIDCALCEPECPVDAIFSEDELPSDQEAFLELNAELAEVWPNITEKKDAPEDAEEWDGVEGKLQYLER, encoded by the coding sequence ATGACATTCGTAGTTGGTGAAAACTGCATAAAATGTAAGCACACAGATTGTGTGGAGGTGTGCCCGGTTGACTGCTTCTATGAAGGCCCCAACTTCCTGGTGATCCACCCCGATGAATGCATCGACTGCGCGCTTTGCGAACCTGAATGTCCGGTTGATGCCATCTTCTCCGAAGATGAGCTGCCAAGCGATCAAGAGGCATTTCTTGAGTTAAACGCCGAACTGGCGGAAGTTTGGCCCAACATTACCGAAAAGAAAGATGCTCCCGAAGATGCCGAAGAGTGGGATGGTGTTGAAGGCAAGCTGCAGTACCTCGAGCGCTAA
- a CDS encoding surface protein: protein MIFGVFMKQACSFGRFVVFLCLSTLAACGGSGSGEGSGNNNTGSSSSSSSSSSSSSSSSSSSSSSSSSSSSSSSSSSSSSSSSSFSSSSSGGLMLQAPSFEDLAAQQFFSNVNIGTLELQNSGGGDLSACTADSLPQGLQLAVSADSSSCELSGTPTQIQAATVHAITGRNATGSSTVNIEISVAVSAPDLKSPGEVSFVEGELIDIQLDNLGGGDISECNSDLPQGMIVQPSLDGATCEILGEATSLQVLTDFTVTAVNSTGNSSALVAIEIEAPSPYITTWRTDNFGSSADNQLTLNTSPDFEYNFNVDWGDGSEDTGVTGDITHTYAEPGVYTVSITGTYPQPYIVFDLDEEFASDAFKLLSVEQWGNRPWLSMEKAFAVCGNLVINDPLAPNLSRVASMAGMFTFASGFNSDIGHWDVSAVTNMRELYNGADGFNQDISTWDVSSVTDMTRMFGDADAFNQDIGSWDVSAVTTMQGMFDGADAFNQNIGIWNVAAVTNMKVLFRNAELFNQDIRAWDVSAVTTMEQMFFGASSFDQNLGSWNISNVAQMSNMLVDTALSFENYNALLNGWAIQSVQEGLQLDVGAVRFTNAAQEARNVLTDVFSWSISDGGLFTAPQLKTKAITYYQGLASTFGLNNSGGEPTDCSSLDLPVGLSVTVSDDGTSCDITGTPTSTQATTTITISASNVLGSSDSSVDITILEETAFITTWKTDNPGVTDDNQIAISTAPDFSYNYRVDWGDGSVDENVTGDIVHTYAVPSEYQVSITGIFPQPYFTNTFDSSLTDSAKLLSVEQWGQRPWLSMRRAFFNCVNLVINDLENPDLAQVLNMGSMFHNADNLAGELNDWDVSAVTNMSSMFAGSDFFDSDISAWDVSAVTDMSNMFNNAGRFDQNLGGWDVGNVTTMQSTFQNAKAFNQNLDTWDVSKVTTTKSMFRGASNFNGDISTWKLSSNASLEEMFQGASVFNSDISQWDVSKVKNMRKAFETIAIKVLVSHC from the coding sequence ATGATTTTCGGGGTTTTTATGAAGCAAGCTTGTAGCTTTGGCCGGTTCGTAGTTTTTCTTTGCTTATCCACGCTTGCCGCTTGTGGTGGTAGTGGCAGTGGCGAAGGCAGCGGAAATAATAATACTGGTAGCAGTTCCAGCAGTTCCAGCAGTTCCAGCAGTTCCAGCAGTTCCAGCAGTTCCAGCAGTTCCAGCAGTTCCAGCAGTTCCAGCAGTTCCAGCAGTTCCAGCAGTTCCAGCAGTTCCAGCAGTTTCAGCAGTTCCAGCAGCGGCGGATTAATGCTGCAGGCGCCCTCATTTGAGGACCTGGCCGCTCAGCAATTTTTTAGCAATGTGAATATTGGCACTCTTGAATTACAAAATTCCGGTGGAGGGGATTTGAGTGCGTGTACGGCAGATTCTCTACCGCAGGGCTTGCAGTTAGCCGTATCGGCAGACTCCAGCAGCTGCGAGCTGAGTGGTACTCCGACACAAATCCAAGCGGCGACAGTACATGCCATAACAGGTAGGAATGCGACCGGTTCCAGCACAGTAAACATTGAAATCAGCGTGGCGGTTTCCGCGCCAGACTTGAAAAGCCCCGGAGAAGTAAGCTTTGTAGAAGGTGAGCTGATAGATATACAACTGGATAATCTCGGGGGCGGTGATATCAGCGAGTGCAATTCAGATTTGCCACAGGGCATGATTGTGCAGCCTTCACTCGATGGAGCAACTTGCGAGATTCTCGGCGAAGCGACTTCCTTACAGGTGCTTACCGACTTCACGGTCACGGCGGTGAATTCCACGGGTAACTCCTCCGCGCTTGTCGCGATTGAGATCGAAGCACCATCGCCTTACATCACCACCTGGAGAACCGACAATTTTGGTTCCAGTGCCGACAATCAACTCACGCTCAATACCTCGCCAGACTTCGAATACAACTTCAATGTCGATTGGGGGGATGGTAGTGAAGATACCGGTGTGACTGGAGATATTACCCACACTTATGCCGAGCCAGGGGTGTACACGGTGAGCATTACCGGTACGTATCCTCAGCCCTATATTGTGTTCGATCTGGACGAGGAATTCGCATCCGACGCTTTCAAACTGCTGTCTGTAGAGCAATGGGGTAACCGCCCTTGGTTATCCATGGAGAAGGCTTTCGCTGTTTGCGGCAACCTGGTCATCAATGACCCCTTGGCGCCAAACCTGTCTCGTGTGGCCAGTATGGCCGGAATGTTTACCTTTGCTTCGGGCTTCAATTCGGATATCGGTCATTGGGATGTTTCCGCCGTAACCAACATGCGTGAACTGTATAACGGGGCAGACGGTTTTAATCAGGACATCAGCACCTGGGATGTGTCATCGGTTACCGATATGACGCGGATGTTTGGCGATGCCGATGCCTTCAATCAGGATATCGGCTCCTGGGACGTTTCAGCCGTTACAACAATGCAAGGCATGTTTGATGGTGCCGATGCCTTCAATCAAAACATTGGTATTTGGAATGTGGCGGCGGTTACCAATATGAAAGTGCTATTCAGAAACGCCGAGCTTTTTAATCAAGACATCCGTGCTTGGGATGTCTCTGCGGTAACGACCATGGAGCAGATGTTTTTTGGAGCCTCATCCTTTGATCAAAACCTCGGAAGCTGGAACATTTCGAATGTCGCTCAAATGTCCAACATGCTGGTAGATACCGCGTTAAGCTTCGAAAACTATAACGCCTTGCTGAATGGCTGGGCTATTCAGAGTGTGCAAGAAGGTCTGCAGCTAGATGTGGGAGCAGTACGATTTACCAACGCAGCACAAGAAGCCAGGAACGTATTAACGGATGTGTTCTCATGGTCCATCAGCGATGGCGGACTCTTTACTGCGCCACAACTCAAGACAAAGGCGATTACTTATTACCAAGGCCTCGCTTCCACGTTCGGTTTAAACAATAGCGGCGGCGAACCAACGGACTGTAGTTCGCTTGATTTACCGGTTGGGCTTAGCGTAACCGTCTCTGACGATGGCACCAGTTGTGATATCACGGGGACGCCCACGAGCACACAAGCGACAACAACGATCACGATTAGCGCCAGCAACGTATTGGGCAGCAGCGATTCGAGCGTCGACATTACCATACTGGAGGAAACGGCATTTATCACCACTTGGAAAACCGATAATCCAGGCGTGACTGACGACAACCAAATTGCAATTTCGACGGCGCCCGATTTTTCTTACAACTACCGCGTTGATTGGGGTGATGGCAGTGTCGATGAAAACGTGACGGGAGATATCGTCCATACCTATGCGGTGCCCAGCGAGTACCAGGTATCGATTACAGGGATTTTCCCCCAGCCCTATTTTACAAACACCTTTGATAGCAGCCTCACGGATTCGGCCAAACTTTTATCGGTTGAGCAATGGGGGCAGCGCCCCTGGCTATCGATGCGACGCGCCTTCTTCAATTGTGTGAACCTGGTCATCAACGACCTGGAAAACCCCGATTTAGCGCAAGTGCTGAATATGGGAAGTATGTTCCACAACGCAGATAACCTGGCCGGGGAGCTGAACGACTGGGATGTATCGGCGGTTACCAACATGAGCTCTATGTTTGCGGGTTCGGATTTTTTTGATTCCGATATCAGTGCCTGGGATGTGTCGGCAGTGACGGATATGTCGAACATGTTCAATAACGCCGGAAGGTTCGATCAGAACCTGGGTGGCTGGGACGTCGGTAATGTGACCACCATGCAAAGTACTTTTCAAAATGCCAAGGCCTTCAATCAAAACCTGGATACCTGGGATGTCTCCAAAGTAACAACGACGAAAAGCATGTTTCGGGGAGCATCTAACTTTAACGGTGACATTAGCACCTGGAAACTTTCCAGTAACGCGAGTTTGGAAGAAATGTTTCAAGGTGCTTCGGTGTTCAATTCCGATATTAGTCAGTGGGATGTGTCGAAAGTGAAAAATATGCGAAAAGCCTTCGAGACTATCGCAATAAAGGTTTTGGTAAGTCACTGTTGA
- a CDS encoding RNA polymerase RpoS-like sigma 38 subunit: MAIQELDTVLSYASLEQETLIQQGSDFDMDEYSDSDSSSVKQRNRGSKTSQSDVDDAYQRNLDATQLYLNEIGFSPLLSAEEEVYFARRALKGDEAARKRMIESNLRLVVKISRRYVNRGLALLDLIEEGNLGLIRAVEKFDPERGFRFSTYATWWIRQTIERAIMNQTRTIRLPIHVVKELNVYLRAARELSQKLDHEPSPEEIAVLLEKPVEDVERMLALNERVTSMDAPIGPSSEKTVVDTVPDQQVSDPVELLEDSDLSTSLNGWLDELSEKQREVVARRFGLRGHETSTLEEVGREIGLTRERVRQIQVEALRRLRDILEKQGLDASALFGAM, encoded by the coding sequence ATGGCAATTCAAGAACTCGATACAGTATTGTCTTACGCTTCTCTTGAGCAGGAAACGCTCATCCAACAGGGTTCCGATTTTGATATGGATGAATACAGCGATTCCGACAGTTCATCCGTTAAACAGCGAAATCGTGGCTCTAAAACATCACAGTCGGATGTTGACGATGCCTATCAACGCAATCTCGATGCGACGCAACTTTACCTCAACGAAATCGGCTTTTCACCGCTGTTAAGTGCTGAAGAAGAAGTGTACTTTGCACGTCGTGCCTTGAAGGGCGATGAAGCTGCCCGCAAGCGCATGATCGAGAGTAATTTGCGCCTCGTTGTTAAGATTTCTCGTCGTTACGTCAATCGCGGCCTGGCACTGTTAGACCTCATAGAAGAGGGTAACCTGGGTCTTATACGCGCTGTTGAAAAGTTTGACCCAGAGCGCGGCTTCCGCTTCTCAACCTATGCCACCTGGTGGATTCGCCAGACCATAGAACGTGCAATTATGAACCAGACCCGCACTATTCGTCTGCCTATTCACGTTGTTAAAGAATTAAATGTTTACCTGCGCGCGGCGCGGGAACTTTCACAAAAACTCGATCACGAACCTTCACCCGAAGAAATCGCCGTACTTCTCGAAAAGCCAGTTGAAGATGTTGAGCGTATGTTGGCTTTAAACGAACGCGTTACATCCATGGATGCGCCCATTGGTCCGAGTTCAGAAAAAACCGTGGTCGACACAGTGCCGGATCAGCAGGTTTCTGACCCTGTTGAGCTGCTCGAAGACAGCGATTTAAGCACGAGCTTGAATGGCTGGTTAGACGAATTGAGCGAAAAGCAGAGAGAAGTGGTCGCTCGTCGCTTTGGCTTGCGTGGCCATGAAACCAGCACACTTGAAGAGGTTGGTCGCGAAATTGGTTTAACAAGAGAACGTGTGCGCCAGATTCAGGTTGAAGCTTTACGCCGTTTGCGCGATATTCTCGAAAAGCAGGGTCTGGATGCCAGCGCACTCTTCGGAGCGATGTAA
- a CDS encoding outer membrane receptor for ferrienterochelin and colicin, with the protein MTRIRLLKRNAVGLALFMCVASNPSYSSGNGPDLFSLSLEELMQVEVEVAGKKKQRLYQIPQTVHVITRQQIRENGYRNIMEALADQPGFQLQKNWYLDRLVVRGQRLSLDKILLLVDGQTMAMKSDNYNILNGAAPVEIEDIENIEVLMGPSSTLYGSGAFVGVINVKTRDNTEGVRLTARAASPDEKGLHFAYGARISSYKLSLSASSMNSNGESLSMYFPDGTPPVYDEFNVSADGFNTLTANRASVKLKDEQLEFRAQLSRSSIGWPNSLFGTDFNDHGNRYDINQTSLQLKYHQEYLQTLMADTRVYYNDSEGLWKGVYEGELYLAPDGEEYSGKYYGLEYKLEYQASEEASIISGLEYTQNKDIRSIDYVDNFDNISLFGLAEFRLNNDLELEVGARAEKYSYYDDYEILPQLGMFYHLTPHSHINLAYGKGFIAPSTWIRQTADFVETQTPASEKFESVELSFYQQFESYATNISLYQSKQVDNIKIVYNVNTPVELYNSGDEEYFWGVEWSNDVRLSSKSSLLFNASYVDAKANPEDKATHRLPGVTSTTINAGLRTVLFNDQILTLKYNYVGAMEGFPDIGAWSRVDVSWYNSVFFGHELTLKLVNLFDEKITTYEDSSGAVAIPDRGRHLMLIFSARF; encoded by the coding sequence TTGACGCGAATTCGCTTGCTAAAACGCAATGCCGTAGGGCTAGCTCTGTTTATGTGTGTTGCTTCTAACCCGTCATACAGTAGTGGTAATGGACCGGATTTGTTTTCGCTCAGTCTCGAAGAGCTGATGCAGGTGGAGGTCGAGGTTGCAGGCAAGAAGAAACAACGCTTGTACCAAATACCCCAAACCGTTCATGTCATTACCCGTCAACAGATCAGGGAAAACGGCTATCGCAATATTATGGAAGCTTTAGCCGATCAACCCGGGTTTCAGTTACAGAAAAACTGGTATCTGGATCGCTTGGTGGTTCGCGGGCAAAGATTATCGTTGGATAAGATATTGTTACTCGTCGATGGCCAGACCATGGCGATGAAATCGGACAACTACAATATTCTAAATGGTGCAGCGCCTGTAGAAATTGAAGATATTGAAAACATTGAAGTACTGATGGGGCCCAGTTCTACGCTTTATGGCAGCGGCGCCTTTGTTGGTGTTATCAATGTCAAAACACGCGATAATACCGAAGGTGTACGCTTAACTGCACGAGCCGCGAGCCCTGATGAAAAAGGGTTGCACTTTGCTTATGGCGCACGCATAAGTAGCTATAAGCTCAGCCTATCTGCTAGTAGCATGAATTCAAACGGTGAATCGCTGTCAATGTATTTTCCAGATGGTACGCCACCAGTTTACGATGAGTTTAATGTAAGTGCAGATGGTTTTAACACGCTAACAGCGAATCGAGCATCTGTTAAATTAAAAGATGAACAGCTCGAATTTCGTGCTCAATTGAGTCGCAGCAGTATTGGTTGGCCGAACAGCTTATTCGGTACCGACTTTAATGACCACGGTAACCGTTACGACATTAACCAAACCTCACTGCAGTTAAAATACCATCAGGAATATTTGCAAACCTTGATGGCCGATACGCGGGTTTACTACAATGATTCCGAGGGTCTGTGGAAGGGTGTGTATGAAGGCGAATTATATTTGGCGCCTGATGGGGAAGAATACAGCGGCAAATACTATGGTCTGGAGTACAAATTGGAATATCAAGCCAGTGAGGAGGCCTCTATTATTAGCGGACTGGAGTACACACAAAATAAAGATATACGTTCTATCGATTATGTCGACAATTTCGACAATATATCGCTGTTTGGCCTAGCTGAATTCCGATTAAATAACGATTTGGAGTTAGAGGTAGGCGCAAGGGCAGAAAAATATTCCTATTACGACGACTATGAAATTTTGCCGCAACTGGGTATGTTTTATCATCTAACGCCGCACAGCCACATTAACCTGGCTTACGGAAAAGGGTTTATTGCACCGAGTACCTGGATTCGTCAGACCGCTGATTTCGTGGAAACACAAACGCCGGCATCAGAGAAGTTTGAATCGGTGGAGTTGAGCTTTTATCAGCAGTTCGAAAGCTACGCCACAAACATTTCGCTCTACCAATCCAAACAAGTAGATAACATTAAAATTGTTTATAACGTAAATACTCCGGTTGAGCTCTACAACTCCGGAGACGAGGAATATTTTTGGGGTGTTGAGTGGTCGAACGATGTAAGACTTTCCAGTAAATCATCGCTGCTTTTTAATGCCAGCTATGTCGATGCAAAAGCAAATCCAGAAGATAAGGCTACCCACCGTTTGCCGGGAGTAACCAGTACAACAATCAATGCAGGCTTACGCACGGTATTGTTCAATGACCAAATCCTAACACTTAAATACAATTATGTGGGCGCAATGGAAGGTTTTCCGGATATTGGAGCCTGGAGCCGCGTTGATGTAAGCTGGTATAACAGTGTTTTTTTTGGGCATGAATTAACGCTTAAACTAGTTAACCTATTTG